GTTGTATTACCTTGCAGTTAAAGCGGGTAGGCTTATCGCGTCGGGGCTTGACTCCACCTCCTCCAAGCCCCTCCCTCTCACCCTGAACATTCTGCAGGAAGATCATGGCACACGAATTCGATGGCAAGAAATATGAAAAGTCCTCCGCTCATCAAAAGGAATGGGGCGCAAAGCTCATCAGGGAACTCGGGCTGAAGGGAACTGAGCGTGTGCTTGATCTTGGGTGTGGAGACGGCACTCTCACTGTTCAGTTGGCGGAACTTCTTCCGGAAGGGGAGGTCATTGGCATAGATGCCTCGCAGGGGATGATAGACACCGCTTTCCCGAAAGCCACAAGGAACGTGCGATTCCTCTTGAAGGACATCAACACTCTCGCTTTCAACAAGGAGTTTGACGTCGTTATTTCGAACGCGACGCTCCATTGGGTAAAGGACCACAGTCGTTTACTTAAGAACGTCCATCATGCCCTTCGTCCGGGGGGATATCTTCGCTTCAACTTCGCGGGTGACGGCAACTGTTCACATTTCTTCAAAGTCATTCGGGAGGCCATGGTGCTGGATGCCTTCGCCGCTCACTTCTCTCAATTTGAATGGCCGTGGTATATGCCCGCTGTTGACGACTATCTGTCCCTGGTTGAAAAAATGGGGCTGCACAATGCACGAGTTTGGGGGGAGAATGCTGACCGATATTTTCCCGACGAGGAGACGATGATTGGGTGGATTGATCAGCCAAGCCTTGTTCCTTTCCTTGCCCATATCCCCGCCCAGGATAAGGATGCATTCCACACTTTCGTTGTGCAAAGGATGAGAGAAGAGACGAGACAGGACGACGGCAGGTGTTTCGAGACCTTTCGTCGTATCAACGTGTCAGCAATGAAGTAAAATCTTTAGGAAACAGGGGGGGCCAGAGAGAGAATGAGGACTCCGGCGACCTCCGTGCCATAGTTGTTGGGTACGAACGGTTCCCCAAATGATGGGCGGTTGCCAACCAATTCTCACTTAATCCAGAAAATGCCTGATTTGCATAATCAGTATCAGGGTGTCAAAATGATTGAAAAATTTGATGGCTTTTCATCCGAGACTTTTCATTTTCTAGAAAATCTTCGGGATAACAATCACAAACAATGGTTTGATCTTCATAAGTCGGATTATCAAGACCATGTCTTGAAACCATTGCAGGCGTTGGTTGGGGAACTAGGCCAGTTCATGTTGAGTATTGATTCTGATTTTGAAGTGACCCCGGCGCTGAACAGGACAATTTCAAGAATTTATCGAGATACTCGGTTCTCCAAGGATAAATCTCCCTACAAGACAAGCCATTGGATTACTTTCAAACGTCCGAAAAAAGAGTGGAAGGATTACCCCGCGTATTTTTTTGAGATTTCGCCAAGTTCTTATCGTTACGGAATGGGGTTTTATAGCGCCAGTCGCCAAACTATGGACAATTTCCGCAAAAGTATTGATTTACATCCAGGGGCATTCTTCTCAGCAATATCTTTCTACGCAAAGCAGAGAATTTTCGTAATTGAAGGTGATGAATACAAGCGCCCATTGAAAACAGACACCCCTATGGAATTACAGGAGTGGTACAACAGAAAAAATCTTTACCTTGTCAGCAATCAACAAAAAAAAGGGACCGGCATCGACAAGACATTGATCTCGAATTTAATGCATGGTTTCGAAATCGTAGAGCCTTTCTATCATTACCTTTGCCGGGTGGCTGTCTGAAAAATTTTGGAGCACTGCCGGAAGCAGGAAACGGCTGCTCAGTGAGACATTGGTTGGCTTTAACCCCTCATGACATGTCGATGATTAAACTTCGCAGTCTTGTCATTGATGACATGGACGCCATAAAACGATGGCCTCCTTACCCGCCAGAATTTGGAGATTTGGATTACGCCTTGAGAGCCAATGGCTGGCTCACCGAATATTGGAATAAACCGGATACATGGGGTAACCCCAACATTCGCACCAAAAGTGCAAATTTACCTCTTTTTAATATTACAACTACTTGTTATTACATGTTATTTATTCTTGGCAACCAATAGTTTTTCCCCGTCGGCTCGTAAGCTGCCATCGGGGGCCACATGGCGGTAAAGCGTTTGCTGGCTGATCCCCAATTCTTGGGGTTACCCCAAGTGCCGATACCCCTCATATGGTAAAAGCTGCTCTCCAATGCCTTGAGTGTATTTTTAAGCCCAGCTACCAATACAAAAAGCAGGTGTTATGTTGACTGAGATCTTGCCCGTTCATCATCAGCAGATGAATTTGTTTAATTCTTTTGAAACAGAGAATCCTGAGCTAATGCGGGCATTCGACCGGATTTAACCAGAAATGGGGTAAGCAAACGATACAAGTAGCGACAGCAGGACTCACCAAGACATGGAAGACGGTACAATCCCTGAAATCACCAGATTATACGACGAGTTGGGTGGAATTGCCAGTGGGCCAGTGCTTCCTATTGAAATCATGACTAGATGGTCAGTTATGTAATCTTAATTTCACTTTTTCTTGTATCTGTCTTTCTGGTTAAACAGTGTAATATCTTTGTAACCCGCTTTTATCTTAGCGCTGTGCGTTGTGGTGGCAGGAATGAAATACGTATCACCTTTTTTGAAATTCCTGGTTTGTCCATCAATTGTGAGTTCAATTTCCCCTGATAGCACTGCTCCCCACTGAGCTTCATGGGAATGCTCTGGGATTTCAATGTCATATTCAAATTCCATGAATAATATTTGTTGATCAGATCCCTGCAAGATATGTGAAGAAAGGCCATTGATTGGAATGTCGGCCGGGGGTAGTTTTGAAATTATTTCTGGAAAGAATTCTTTATCCATTTTTTCCGCTATTTATCATTATTAATCTCGATCCAGAATAACATCGACCATCGATTTATTATCCTGGCAAAACAGCTTCTTAACTCTCTTGCGATACTCATCTGGCGTTACATGTTCTTCATGGGTACCGATGACTATTTTAATGCCGGGGAACGTTTCTTCTAGGGCTTTTTTGTATTTTTTCTTGAATGGACACAAAGCTTTCATGCAGTATGTAAAATGAATTGTGTCAACCCTGAACTCAGTTAATGATTTTACCCTTGTCAGAAGTTTATCTGAGCCTGTCAGAGTGGGGCAACCCGGACAGTTTATAATGCCAACCAATGTAAGTTTTTCATTTTCTGGGTATTCTGCAAATGTGCCTCTGCGTTTCCTGAAATCAGCAAGACAACTGACTGAAGAGCACCCCAAATCCTGTGTTGCGTTTGAGCATGTAAGTATGCCAATTCTGGCCATAACGACTTTCCTTATGTCTTTTCGCACCACATATCAATAAAGCTTAGTCGCGCCTATTTTGGGCGTCACCTGGAGCTCCTTGTTGGGCCTCATACATTGTTGATGGAGCGCTAATTACGACACACCCATTTATACCATCAATTTTTAGGACACCCTCTTTGAACTTTGCATGTTCTTGCGTCGCGCGCGTGCAGTCCCAAAGGAAGCTGACGATCCGCACATCCTTGTGTTTAGCATCGGCACGATATAGGGATGCATCCTCGGCGATTTCACCGATGAGAGACTGAAAGGACTTTTTTGCATCCTTTCTGTACTTAACTTCGATAATCGTATGCAGGGACGGCAAATATAGATCTACACGCGGCGTCTTCTGTCCGACAGGTTGCAGATACACTTCGTCCGCAATGTCGTTAAAGACCGGAGCAAGCAGCACATAAAGAAGGTTCTGCACGTGGTATTCGTTTTCCACGCGCCACTTGACGGGTTCGGCACCCTTCGTACGCCCTGAGGCTTCCCACGTCCAACGTTTGAGGCCAACGGGAATATGCTCCAAGAACCCGAGAAGATCGTCGAGGCTCCAACCCTTCGGCGGCACGATCGCGACATCCTGATTGACCTGATCAAAGACATAGACCATTACACTCAACAGAGCCACCGAAGCATCTCCTCGTACCTGGTCTCGGAATTCATGCATGAAGCGGCTGATCAGGAATATCCGATACTGATGGTCGTCGATCCGCCGTATCTTTCGGTAGTGAAGAAAGAGCGGGACGCAGGCGCTCGCATAGACAGCAGACTCAGCGCCACTGATATAAACCGCAACATCCTTCTCGAAGAGATTGAGGTGGTTGCCGCTGATCTGCAAAGCCAGAAATCCCGAAATCCAGTGCTCAAATTCTCGAGAGATGCAGTCGTCATTCATCTGCTCGATCAGCCACTTTACGGCCATCACGCCGAACATGTCGGATACCCAGGGGCGGGGTGTAGAGTCGATTTTGGCGGCCTGCCCGAGAAGGCGGGAGACCTCCCGCCTGGAGACGGTTTCTTCCAGAATACCCAAACCAGAAATCGCGCAGCGCTGGTACAAGGCAAGCGTTAAAAACTCGAAAGTAGGAATACCCTCTTTCGACAATCCCAGAAAATACAGAAAGGAGTATTTGAAGGGATCGGTGTGCACACTCTCGACCACCATGTGATACATGGTGGTCGCGCAACTGGTACGCGTTCTCCTTCTCTATAGAAACCATTGGGATTGGCCTATCTTCCCGATCATGACCGAGTCGTTCCAGCCGGGAAGCTGGTTCAACCATCCGAGATTCCTGGCGATCAGATCGGAGTAACTGATCGTGACCGGCATGGGATTCGGGAAGTAACTACGCCACGAATGGGACGCGAAGTTGTAGATCTGTGCACTTAGATACTTGATATCCTTGAAGGTCGAGTCCTTATGGACATCCAGGATCACGCTGCGAGGATGCCCGTCAGAATCCTGCCGCAACTCGCGCTGGCCGATCAGGTAGACAAGCATTTCATGTTTGGAGAGCTTAAATGTCTTTCCGCGAAGCGGCGCCAATCGTCCTTTTTGTACCCCGGCAGTCGCTGAGTCGAACATATGCAGCCCGTGATCTTCCGAGATCTTCAGAAATGCATACTCGACCTGATATCCTCGGTATTTGTCGACGACGGCACGGACGGCCTCGATCTCCTCTTTGTTGAACTTCTTCACCTGCGCATGAAAGATCAGGCGGATCGTGTCGCCTTTCTGCCAGTTCATACGTTTCTGAATCTTCTCGATCGTCTCCCCGAGAACCGCCGTCAATGCCTCGCAATAGGCTTCCGGAACGACCGCCTTCGACGTATTCGAGACAATGTAGCTGCCATCCCCGGAGAATATGGTAGTAATACCCATGATGCGCTGATTGTCGGCGCCGCGCCCCTGTCCGATATTCGCGCTACCGATGCCGATCACCAGTTCATGAGAAAGAGTCGGCGAAGATTTGAGTAGCCAGGGCACACCGCCCATTTTCGCGTAGCAGGCCAGCGCCATATTGTTGAGGGAGTAGCCAAGTGAGTAGTCTGATTGACTTAGTAACTCGATCGTGAAGTCCTGAACGGGGACTTGATGCAGGAAGAACAGGCTCTTTCCGAGATAGTAGGGATTATCTGTGACCTTTAGCTTCTTGAAGGACTGCCGAACCTGAACGAGCGCCAAATCCCAACGGCCTCCATCGTCCACCTTCTTTCGGAGCGCCGTTTCGATGGCGCTCTTGTATGCCTCCACGCTGTCCGCCGTCGTCGTAAAAACCT
The window above is part of the Desulfobulbaceae bacterium genome. Proteins encoded here:
- a CDS encoding methyltransferase domain-containing protein, producing the protein MAHEFDGKKYEKSSAHQKEWGAKLIRELGLKGTERVLDLGCGDGTLTVQLAELLPEGEVIGIDASQGMIDTAFPKATRNVRFLLKDINTLAFNKEFDVVISNATLHWVKDHSRLLKNVHHALRPGGYLRFNFAGDGNCSHFFKVIREAMVLDAFAAHFSQFEWPWYMPAVDDYLSLVEKMGLHNARVWGENADRYFPDEETMIGWIDQPSLVPFLAHIPAQDKDAFHTFVVQRMREETRQDDGRCFETFRRINVSAMK
- a CDS encoding DUF2461 domain-containing protein, encoding MIEKFDGFSSETFHFLENLRDNNHKQWFDLHKSDYQDHVLKPLQALVGELGQFMLSIDSDFEVTPALNRTISRIYRDTRFSKDKSPYKTSHWITFKRPKKEWKDYPAYFFEISPSSYRYGMGFYSASRQTMDNFRKSIDLHPGAFFSAISFYAKQRIFVIEGDEYKRPLKTDTPMELQEWYNRKNLYLVSNQQKKGTGIDKTLISNLMHGFEIVEPFYHYLCRVAV
- a CDS encoding DUF4113 domain-containing protein — translated: MQVATAGLTKTWKTVQSLKSPDYTTSWVELPVGQCFLLKS
- a CDS encoding cupin domain-containing protein, with the translated sequence MDKEFFPEIISKLPPADIPINGLSSHILQGSDQQILFMEFEYDIEIPEHSHEAQWGAVLSGEIELTIDGQTRNFKKGDTYFIPATTTHSAKIKAGYKDITLFNQKDRYKKK
- a CDS encoding CGGC domain-containing protein, with the translated sequence MARIGILTCSNATQDLGCSSVSCLADFRKRRGTFAEYPENEKLTLVGIINCPGCPTLTGSDKLLTRVKSLTEFRVDTIHFTYCMKALCPFKKKYKKALEETFPGIKIVIGTHEEHVTPDEYRKRVKKLFCQDNKSMVDVILDRD